A section of the Anabaena cylindrica PCC 7122 genome encodes:
- the nadC gene encoding carboxylating nicotinate-nucleotide diphosphorylase, with translation MNNVGVLPPWLVLDPLLHGWLLEDIGRGDRTTESLLSENATPGQAQWIAKAPGIIAGLPIASRVFQLLNDQVSFVGLVPEGAKCEPGQMIAQINGSLDALLMGERVALNLAMRLSGIATLTNIYVEKIADLPVQLVDTRKTTPGLRLLEKYATVVGGGTNHRMGLDDAVMIKDNHIAAVGGIGEAVIQIRSRIPYPLTIEVETENLGQVQEALQHKADIIMLDNMPLNMILEAVQLIRSQDNRVKIEASGNVTLETIRTVAETGVDYISTSAPITQSRWLDLSMRIK, from the coding sequence GTGAATAATGTGGGTGTTTTGCCGCCTTGGCTAGTGTTAGATCCGCTGTTACATGGTTGGTTATTAGAAGATATTGGTAGAGGCGATCGCACAACTGAATCTCTTTTATCTGAAAATGCAACGCCAGGACAAGCTCAGTGGATAGCGAAAGCGCCGGGAATTATTGCTGGTTTACCAATTGCGTCCAGGGTGTTCCAGCTTTTGAATGATCAAGTGAGCTTTGTAGGTCTTGTTCCTGAAGGAGCAAAATGTGAACCAGGACAGATGATAGCCCAAATTAACGGTTCCCTGGATGCGTTACTTATGGGGGAAAGGGTGGCGCTGAATTTAGCGATGAGGTTGAGTGGAATTGCAACTCTTACTAATATATATGTGGAAAAAATAGCAGATTTACCAGTTCAGTTGGTGGATACGCGCAAAACAACTCCAGGCTTGAGACTCTTGGAAAAGTACGCAACTGTCGTGGGAGGTGGGACTAATCATCGGATGGGATTAGATGATGCAGTGATGATTAAGGATAATCACATTGCTGCGGTTGGAGGTATTGGGGAAGCAGTGATTCAAATTCGTTCCCGGATTCCTTATCCTCTGACAATTGAAGTCGAGACGGAAAATTTAGGGCAAGTACAAGAAGCTTTGCAGCACAAAGCTGACATAATTATGTTGGATAATATGCCTTTAAATATGATATTGGAAGCGGTGCAGTTAATTCGCAGCCAGGATAACCGCGTAAAAATTGAAGCTTCTGGGAATGTGACTTTGGAAACTATTCGCACTGTCGCTGAAACTGGTGTTGATTACATTTCTACTAGTGCGCCAATTACTCAGTCAAGGTGGTTGGATTTGAGTATGAGAATCAAGTGA
- a CDS encoding response regulator transcription factor, translating to MSAQLLLVDDEPGLREAVKEYLEESGFSVQTASNAREGWDLMQQSTPDLVISDIMMPQVDGYQFLKQLREDARFQSLPVVFLTAKGMTGDRIQGYQAGVDAYLPKPFDPDELVAIIENLLIRRAVQASPMSEDGENMDIAKLAQEISKIKDLLSPRNAISLSPPPFKIDLTPREQSVLNLVAEGLMNKEIARRLETSVRNVEKYVSRLFSKTGTNSRTELVRFALEHGLAQ from the coding sequence ATGTCAGCACAACTGTTACTGGTAGATGATGAGCCTGGATTGCGGGAAGCCGTTAAAGAATACCTAGAAGAAAGCGGTTTTAGCGTTCAAACTGCCAGTAACGCCCGTGAAGGTTGGGATTTGATGCAGCAAAGTACACCTGATTTAGTGATTTCTGATATCATGATGCCCCAGGTGGATGGCTATCAGTTCTTAAAGCAACTACGTGAAGATGCTCGGTTTCAATCATTGCCAGTAGTATTTTTAACGGCTAAAGGTATGACAGGCGATCGCATTCAAGGCTACCAAGCTGGTGTTGATGCCTATCTACCTAAACCCTTTGATCCTGATGAATTAGTGGCAATTATTGAAAACTTGCTTATCCGTCGTGCTGTTCAAGCCTCACCTATGAGTGAAGATGGCGAAAATATGGATATTGCCAAACTAGCCCAGGAAATTTCTAAAATAAAAGATTTATTAAGTCCACGAAATGCAATTTCTCTCTCCCCACCTCCATTTAAAATCGATTTGACTCCCAGAGAGCAAAGTGTTTTAAATCTGGTAGCAGAAGGATTGATGAACAAAGAAATTGCCCGACGCTTGGAAACCAGCGTCCGCAATGTTGAAAAATACGTCAGCCGTTTATTTAGTAAAACTGGTACTAATAGCCGTACAGAATTGGTTCGTTTTGCTCTCGAACATGGACTAGCTCAATAG
- a CDS encoding Npun_R1517 family heterocyst differentiation transcriptional regulator: MNSKALPRQINNLEVGVYECEIHLKFRLIEEKSLLGDREQLLQVLLDALTEGSDDFLETLQASVKAQEVSEFKASPQMRRQLMRLRNFAENV; this comes from the coding sequence ATGAACTCCAAAGCATTACCGCGCCAAATAAATAATCTCGAAGTGGGTGTTTATGAGTGCGAAATTCATCTCAAATTCCGTTTGATTGAGGAAAAAAGTCTATTGGGCGATCGTGAACAACTTTTACAGGTGCTACTAGACGCACTAACTGAAGGTTCTGATGACTTTTTAGAGACACTACAAGCGTCTGTGAAGGCGCAGGAGGTTTCTGAATTTAAAGCCTCGCCTCAAATGAGACGTCAACTGATGCGCTTACGGAATTTTGCTGAAAATGTGTAA
- a CDS encoding NAD(P)H-quinone oxidoreductase subunit M: MDNPMLLKSTTRHIRIFAAEMDKDELVPSNHVLTLDIDPDNEFNWNEDTLQKVYRKFDELVEASSGVDLTDYNLRRIGSDLEHYLRSLLQKGEISYNLSSRVTNYSMGLPRVAANANQ; encoded by the coding sequence ATGGATAACCCGATGCTGCTCAAGTCCACAACCCGTCATATTCGCATTTTTGCGGCGGAAATGGACAAGGATGAACTAGTTCCTAGTAATCATGTATTGACGTTAGATATTGACCCAGACAACGAATTTAACTGGAATGAAGACACTCTGCAAAAAGTTTATCGCAAGTTTGATGAACTGGTAGAGGCCTCTAGTGGTGTAGATCTCACAGATTATAACTTACGCCGAATTGGGTCAGACCTGGAGCATTATCTGCGATCGCTCCTACAAAAAGGCGAAATTAGCTACAATCTCTCTAGCCGTGTGACTAACTACAGCATGGGACTACCCCGAGTTGCAGCCAACGCAAATCAATAA
- a CDS encoding protein phosphatase 2C domain-containing protein yields MENDAATLYCPNEYCQAANPLTYKFCQRCSTPLPKRYLRAVGDSLNLGIPGEILADRYLVINQSIIFDLKPGLLPQIPELDNLQQIKAYLKLIPYRLHIPQIYGMLSINEGQSLLLLEQPPLVADSADSQIHLCSKLTTAWGDASSMRQMNWLWQLAHLWQPLWTEGVASSLLDSNLLRVEGSLVRLLELHFDSQTAPTLSQLGEFWQQLLKEAKPAIAEFVKQISNSLIHGEINTSELLIKVLDQGLARLGQTSSGRNSPTQTTIKIVTQTDTGPSRQRNEDACYPSSGVVVSKPPQQTALAIVCDGIGGHEGGNIASSLAIETIQQQVKELTSVPYENIDPLLLLNDLEQAVALVNDKISQRNDTEHRQGRQRMGTTLVMALPIAHEMYITHIGDSRAYWITRHGCYQVTLDDDVASREVRLGYAVYREALQHSGSGSLVQALGMGKSVSLHPTSQRFIIDEDAVFLLTSDGLSDFDRVEEYWETEILPIISGDTNIENAAQRLIEIANTKNGHDNVTIALVHSQVKYSEPEVALKADIITTISASKTVDLTPRTTNSTTLGNSHQQTQVIPETKPVRASQLPLQLLILLGVLLAAGSLGYWLKIQRQIPSRITDPLIPFVSPQPTITETPSPETLDKQEDFSPAPVGQPPPP; encoded by the coding sequence ATGGAAAATGACGCGGCAACGCTCTACTGCCCAAATGAATATTGTCAAGCTGCTAACCCCCTGACCTACAAGTTTTGCCAGAGATGTTCCACACCTTTACCCAAGCGTTACCTCCGGGCAGTGGGAGATAGTTTGAACTTGGGTATTCCTGGAGAAATTTTAGCCGATCGCTATCTAGTCATTAATCAATCAATAATCTTTGACCTCAAGCCTGGTTTATTACCCCAAATACCTGAATTAGATAATTTACAGCAAATTAAAGCTTATCTTAAGCTAATTCCTTACCGCTTACACATCCCGCAAATATATGGAATGCTCTCTATTAACGAGGGTCAATCTCTATTACTCTTAGAACAACCACCCCTAGTAGCTGATAGTGCAGACTCTCAAATCCATCTGTGCAGCAAGCTAACAACGGCTTGGGGTGATGCCTCATCAATGCGGCAAATGAATTGGCTATGGCAGTTAGCTCATTTGTGGCAACCCCTTTGGACCGAAGGAGTCGCCTCTAGCTTATTAGACTCCAATTTATTACGAGTTGAAGGGTCTTTAGTAAGGTTACTAGAATTACATTTTGATTCACAAACAGCACCAACATTATCGCAATTAGGAGAATTTTGGCAACAACTGCTCAAAGAAGCAAAACCAGCCATAGCTGAATTTGTTAAGCAAATTAGCAATTCTCTCATTCACGGCGAAATTAACACATCTGAGCTATTAATTAAAGTTTTAGATCAAGGATTGGCAAGATTAGGACAAACCTCATCGGGTCGGAATTCACCTACCCAAACCACCATTAAAATTGTCACGCAAACAGACACAGGACCTAGTCGTCAACGGAACGAAGATGCTTGTTACCCTTCTAGTGGTGTAGTTGTGAGTAAGCCTCCCCAACAAACTGCCTTAGCTATCGTCTGTGATGGTATTGGTGGGCATGAAGGAGGCAATATAGCATCAAGTTTAGCCATTGAAACCATTCAGCAGCAGGTAAAAGAACTAACTTCTGTTCCTTATGAAAATATAGACCCCTTGCTGCTGTTAAATGATTTGGAACAGGCCGTAGCACTTGTAAATGATAAAATTAGTCAACGCAATGACACGGAACATCGCCAAGGACGACAACGGATGGGAACAACCTTGGTCATGGCCTTACCCATTGCCCATGAAATGTATATTACCCATATTGGTGATAGTCGTGCCTACTGGATTACACGCCACGGTTGTTATCAAGTTACTCTAGATGATGATGTGGCTTCCCGTGAGGTGCGTTTAGGCTATGCTGTTTATCGTGAAGCATTACAACATAGTGGTTCTGGTTCTTTAGTCCAAGCTTTAGGGATGGGTAAAAGTGTCTCATTGCATCCCACATCCCAACGATTTATCATAGACGAAGATGCAGTTTTTCTCCTTACATCCGATGGTTTAAGTGATTTTGACCGAGTGGAAGAGTATTGGGAAACAGAAATTTTACCAATTATTTCTGGTGATACAAATATAGAAAATGCTGCCCAGCGACTGATAGAAATAGCTAATACAAAAAATGGACATGATAATGTCACGATCGCTTTAGTGCATTCTCAAGTCAAATACTCCGAACCAGAAGTGGCACTCAAAGCAGACATTATTACTACTATTTCAGCCAGCAAAACGGTAGATTTAACACCAAGAACAACAAACAGCACAACTTTAGGCAATTCTCATCAGCAAACTCAGGTAATTCCCGAAACTAAGCCGGTGCGTGCTTCTCAACTACCACTCCAATTACTAATTCTTTTAGGAGTACTTTTAGCAGCAGGTTCATTGGGATATTGGCTCAAAATCCAACGGCAGATACCTTCTAGAATTACAGATCCCCTAATTCCATTTGTTAGTCCACAACCAACAATAACCGAAACACCTTCACCAGAAACCTTGGATAAACAGGAAGATTTTTCGCCCGCACCAGTTGGTCAACCGCCCCCACCTTAG
- a CDS encoding CHAT domain-containing protein: MSCLNLAIARLVNTGTDNFAIWVVKAPYPSGYVLRDCVFATELSQIWQEWQQMFAGHSPIDIGSLSTSPGLNTLPIDLSSPLVGQTTSPYSSRLMQYLGISLWSWVFDGAILGSLERSRGMAMGQNKRLRFRLEIRDPDLIALPWEIMQREPGQSAISLSQDILFSRTTSEVEPLPNLRADPALNVLLVLGHDDNLELEKEAAILEKILSECSPSGKNSVSACMVKTLLQPTPQQLIQELETKAYNVFFFAGHGLPAPDGGLLFLGTDMTLNGIELAQVLTRTGVKLGVFNACWGAQPATINQQAIPASSLAEVLIRHGVPAVLAMRDEIADQESHSFIQAFAEALRSRKPIDEAVAAARQELLTIYKFNQPAWTLPVLYLHPDFHGDLIKGIDEGVTELPDTAISGLGSPIPTASLRSLSPEGKTWLLRSGVTRIGRTKDNDIIIPELYVSKRHAEILCRSIFTGTKSVQTYYLQDFSTYGTTWCLSSNGWQQILREEVPLTSGMHLKFGSAKAETWEFLIEEP; this comes from the coding sequence ATGTCCTGCCTGAATCTGGCGATCGCCCGTCTGGTAAATACTGGCACTGATAACTTCGCTATTTGGGTGGTTAAGGCTCCCTATCCCAGTGGTTATGTTTTGCGTGACTGTGTTTTTGCTACTGAACTTAGTCAAATTTGGCAAGAATGGCAACAAATGTTTGCTGGTCATAGCCCCATAGATATTGGTTCATTATCGACATCTCCAGGATTAAATACATTACCAATTGATTTGAGTTCACCCCTGGTTGGTCAAACGACAAGTCCTTACAGTAGTCGGTTGATGCAATATTTGGGGATAAGTTTATGGAGTTGGGTATTTGATGGAGCAATTCTAGGTAGTTTAGAACGTAGTCGCGGGATGGCTATGGGTCAAAATAAACGTTTGCGCTTTCGCTTAGAAATTCGTGACCCTGATCTGATTGCTCTACCTTGGGAAATTATGCAGCGCGAACCCGGACAGTCGGCAATATCTCTTTCTCAAGATATTTTATTTAGTCGCACTACCAGTGAAGTTGAACCTTTACCAAATTTGCGAGCTGATCCAGCTTTAAATGTCTTATTGGTTTTAGGACATGATGACAATCTAGAATTGGAAAAAGAAGCTGCTATTCTGGAGAAAATCTTGTCAGAATGTAGTCCATCTGGTAAAAATTCTGTATCAGCCTGTATGGTGAAGACACTCTTGCAACCCACTCCACAACAGTTAATTCAAGAGTTGGAAACCAAAGCTTATAATGTATTTTTCTTCGCTGGCCACGGTCTACCTGCTCCAGATGGGGGTTTATTATTTTTGGGGACAGATATGACCCTAAATGGTATAGAATTAGCCCAAGTACTAACTCGCACAGGTGTAAAGCTTGGGGTGTTTAATGCTTGCTGGGGAGCGCAACCAGCGACAATTAATCAACAGGCAATACCAGCTAGTAGTTTAGCAGAAGTACTCATTCGTCATGGTGTACCTGCGGTATTGGCAATGCGAGATGAAATTGCAGACCAAGAAAGTCACAGTTTTATTCAAGCTTTTGCAGAAGCACTGCGATCGCGCAAACCAATTGATGAGGCAGTAGCAGCAGCTAGGCAAGAACTGTTAACAATCTATAAGTTCAATCAACCTGCTTGGACATTACCAGTTCTCTACCTACATCCAGATTTTCATGGTGATCTGATTAAAGGTATTGATGAAGGAGTTACAGAATTACCCGATACGGCTATTTCTGGACTAGGTTCTCCAATACCCACAGCTTCTTTGCGATCGCTCTCCCCAGAAGGTAAAACTTGGTTACTGCGTTCTGGTGTCACTCGTATTGGTCGCACAAAGGACAATGATATTATCATCCCCGAATTGTATGTTTCTAAACGCCATGCCGAAATATTATGCCGAAGTATTTTCACTGGGACTAAATCAGTTCAAACTTACTATCTGCAAGATTTTTCTACCTATGGTACAACTTGGTGTCTAAGTTCAAATGGATGGCAACAAATTCTCCGCGAGGAAGTGCCTCTAACATCGGGAATGCATTTAAAGTTTGGTAGCGCTAAAGCTGAAACTTGGGAGTTTCTGATCGAAGAACCCTAA
- a CDS encoding PrsW family glutamic-type intramembrane protease, protein MTGKNARHNAFLRLVSSKVVASGSESRYSLLPSQEMVIGRDPSCQVVLDAMMYRMVSRRHAVVRPLSLSPDSKFSWVICDLNSANGTFLNGQRLQGSQELHQGDRISLGADGPQFIFEYEFIPQPTVMTANQGTVIASGNHRQRQSQHDSVSFTQLFPIISTGKDLTRKAYLVPGILTVIFVVLMFGTVGNPQANQVIVGSYIASAAYYFVYQLCGKPKPWWVLIAMALSTALILLSPLLDFFIFVFRVILPGSLPSSQDSITFTELLVRMFFGAGLMEEFLKALPVLGAYFIGNSLPSPWRERIGVWEPLDGILLGTASAVGFTLLETLGQYVPVITQNVTQQAGVGAGQLVGLQLLIPRILGSVAGHMAYSGYLGYFIGLAVLKPMMGWQILSVGYLSASALHALWNATGSINALLLVIVGVLSYAFLMAAILKARVLSPTRSQNFATRFLEPK, encoded by the coding sequence ATGACAGGCAAAAACGCAAGACATAATGCATTTCTGCGGCTAGTGTCTAGTAAGGTCGTAGCTTCTGGTTCAGAATCTCGCTACTCACTACTTCCCAGTCAAGAGATGGTCATTGGACGCGACCCCAGCTGCCAAGTTGTCTTGGATGCCATGATGTACCGGATGGTATCTCGTCGTCATGCAGTGGTTCGTCCCCTCTCTTTATCTCCAGATAGCAAGTTCAGTTGGGTAATTTGCGATTTAAATAGCGCTAATGGCACTTTTTTAAATGGACAACGGTTGCAAGGTTCTCAGGAATTGCACCAAGGCGATCGCATTTCCTTGGGTGCTGATGGGCCGCAATTCATTTTCGAGTATGAATTCATCCCCCAACCAACAGTGATGACCGCTAACCAAGGGACAGTAATTGCATCGGGGAATCATCGTCAACGGCAATCACAGCATGATTCGGTGAGCTTTACACAACTGTTTCCTATTATTTCCACTGGTAAAGATCTAACTCGTAAAGCTTATCTTGTACCGGGAATATTAACAGTTATCTTTGTCGTGTTAATGTTTGGGACAGTCGGGAATCCCCAAGCAAATCAAGTTATTGTCGGGTCGTATATCGCCTCTGCTGCTTACTACTTTGTTTATCAACTATGTGGTAAACCTAAGCCTTGGTGGGTACTCATCGCTATGGCATTGAGTACAGCACTGATTTTGCTCAGTCCTTTATTAGATTTTTTTATCTTTGTCTTTCGCGTGATTCTGCCTGGTAGTTTACCTTCGTCTCAAGACTCGATTACCTTCACAGAATTACTGGTGCGAATGTTTTTTGGCGCTGGTTTGATGGAAGAATTTCTCAAGGCATTACCAGTATTGGGTGCATATTTTATCGGTAATTCCTTGCCATCACCTTGGCGAGAACGGATAGGGGTCTGGGAACCTCTAGATGGTATTTTGCTGGGAACTGCTTCGGCTGTGGGTTTCACTTTGCTAGAAACTCTTGGTCAATATGTACCTGTAATTACGCAAAATGTCACTCAACAAGCAGGGGTAGGAGCTGGTCAGCTGGTAGGTTTACAGTTACTGATTCCGCGCATTTTAGGCTCTGTAGCTGGACACATGGCTTACAGCGGTTATTTGGGGTATTTTATCGGGTTAGCTGTCCTCAAGCCGATGATGGGTTGGCAGATTCTTTCGGTTGGTTATTTGAGTGCCTCTGCACTTCATGCTTTGTGGAATGCTACGGGTTCTATTAATGCCTTGCTGTTGGTGATTGTGGGTGTTTTATCTTACGCTTTTTTGATGGCTGCAATTCTTAAAGCACGGGTTTTATCACCAACGCGATCGCAAAATTTCGCTACTCGCTTTCTCGAACCCAAATAA
- a CDS encoding nitrate reductase associated protein, with translation MGDFFEFEADFVNALRCIPMLVRYKLDTCGIKLKLSDWNQMTLSERAILVELPCSTAAEIKFYQEYLQKFILDHTGIPATRLPIDPIPPWMDVTTVPPTILEKAQAIGLTITLHQWLGLTPLQRFALIKLSLSGHENKNFPRALTEFNLI, from the coding sequence ATAGGCGATTTTTTTGAATTTGAGGCAGATTTTGTTAATGCTCTCCGTTGTATACCGATGCTGGTACGTTACAAATTAGATACTTGTGGAATAAAACTCAAATTGTCTGATTGGAATCAAATGACTTTATCAGAACGTGCTATTTTAGTTGAGTTGCCTTGTTCCACAGCAGCCGAAATTAAATTTTACCAAGAGTATCTACAAAAATTTATTTTAGACCATACAGGTATACCAGCTACCCGATTACCAATTGACCCTATTCCCCCTTGGATGGATGTTACAACTGTACCACCTACCATTTTGGAGAAGGCACAAGCAATAGGCCTTACCATCACGTTACACCAGTGGTTGGGGTTAACACCCTTACAACGTTTTGCTCTGATTAAACTTAGCCTTTCAGGACATGAAAACAAAAACTTTCCCAGAGCATTAACAGAGTTTAATTTGATTTAG
- a CDS encoding phosphate-starvation-inducible PsiE family protein, with product MKKLFKQIKTLTCDDNFMYLIENIVVVVSKILSILMMVVIFAAIGDLSFFLFKELFNVTYGNFNTILFKVFGLFLNVLIALEILENITAYIQKHVLHVELVIVTSLIAVARKIIILDLEKVTGIDIIGLGTAVLALSISYFIIRASRPNSRN from the coding sequence ATGAAGAAATTATTTAAGCAAATTAAAACTTTGACCTGCGATGATAACTTCATGTACCTCATTGAAAACATCGTGGTCGTGGTTTCTAAGATTCTCTCTATTTTGATGATGGTGGTAATTTTTGCTGCTATTGGAGATCTGAGTTTCTTTCTGTTTAAAGAGTTGTTCAATGTAACTTATGGTAACTTTAATACCATTTTATTTAAGGTATTTGGTTTATTTTTAAATGTTTTAATTGCTTTGGAAATTTTAGAAAATATCACAGCTTATATACAAAAACACGTCTTGCACGTAGAATTAGTAATTGTGACTTCTTTGATTGCTGTCGCCCGAAAAATTATTATCTTAGACCTGGAAAAAGTCACAGGCATTGATATTATTGGTTTAGGAACTGCTGTACTTGCCCTTTCAATTAGTTATTTCATAATTCGTGCTAGTAGGCCAAATAGTAGAAATTAG
- a CDS encoding NarK family nitrate/nitrite MFS transporter, which translates to MLKGLFSLKGRYRILHQTWFAFFLTFVCWFNFAPFATTIGKELNLLPEQIKTLGICNLALTIPARIIIGMLLDKFGPRITYSILLMFAVIPCLATALAQDFNQLVISRLLMGIVGSGFVVGIRMVAEWFPPKEMGIAQGIYGGWGNFGAFGAEFALPTIAIATSFLGGSGSNWRLTIALTGIIAGIYGVIYYNSVQDTPIGKVYKKPKKNGSLEVTSIKSFWAMIVSNFGLIFALGLLAWRLEQKNIHFLTLSQMYIVWLALAGLFAYQSYQAYQVNQELITGQKTYPANQRYQFGQVALLEFTYITNFGSELAVVSMLPSFFEKTFGLEHVVAGMIAATYPFLNLVSRPSGGLISDKLGSRKWTITIVSAGIAVGYLMAHFINKDWPILLAIAVTMFAAYFAQAGCGATYGIVPLIKKEATGQIAGNVGAYGNFGGVVYLTIYSLTDPSTLFANANAHREN; encoded by the coding sequence ATGTTAAAAGGATTATTTTCATTAAAAGGTCGTTATCGCATTTTACATCAGACTTGGTTTGCTTTCTTTCTCACCTTTGTCTGTTGGTTTAACTTTGCACCCTTCGCTACCACAATTGGTAAAGAATTAAATTTATTACCTGAACAAATTAAAACTTTAGGTATCTGTAATTTAGCTTTAACAATTCCAGCCCGCATCATTATTGGAATGTTGCTGGATAAATTTGGCCCCAGAATTACCTATTCCATATTATTAATGTTTGCTGTTATTCCCTGTTTAGCAACAGCATTAGCCCAAGACTTTAACCAATTGGTTATTAGTCGCTTATTAATGGGAATAGTCGGTTCTGGATTTGTGGTTGGTATCCGCATGGTAGCGGAATGGTTTCCTCCCAAAGAAATGGGAATTGCTCAAGGTATTTATGGCGGTTGGGGTAACTTTGGAGCATTTGGAGCAGAATTTGCTTTACCAACAATTGCAATTGCAACTAGCTTTTTAGGTGGTAGTGGTTCTAACTGGAGATTAACAATTGCATTAACAGGAATTATAGCTGGAATTTATGGCGTAATCTACTACAATAGCGTTCAAGATACACCCATTGGGAAAGTTTATAAAAAGCCCAAGAAAAATGGCTCTTTAGAAGTAACATCAATCAAAAGCTTTTGGGCGATGATTGTGTCTAACTTCGGGTTAATTTTCGCGTTAGGCTTATTAGCTTGGCGCTTAGAACAAAAAAATATTCACTTCCTTACACTCAGCCAAATGTATATAGTTTGGTTAGCCTTAGCAGGATTATTCGCTTACCAAAGTTACCAAGCATATCAAGTTAATCAAGAATTAATAACTGGACAAAAAACCTACCCTGCAAATCAACGTTATCAATTTGGTCAAGTAGCATTATTAGAATTTACCTATATCACTAACTTTGGTTCAGAACTTGCAGTTGTTTCCATGCTACCTTCCTTCTTTGAAAAAACCTTTGGTTTAGAACACGTAGTAGCTGGAATGATCGCCGCCACATATCCGTTCTTAAACCTAGTTTCCCGTCCTAGTGGAGGCTTAATTTCTGATAAATTAGGTTCTCGTAAATGGACAATTACAATTGTTTCTGCTGGGATTGCCGTTGGTTATTTAATGGCACATTTTATTAACAAAGATTGGCCTATCCTCTTAGCAATTGCTGTAACAATGTTTGCTGCTTACTTTGCTCAAGCTGGTTGTGGTGCAACTTACGGAATAGTCCCATTAATCAAAAAAGAAGCAACTGGACAAATAGCAGGAAACGTTGGCGCTTACGGCAACTTTGGTGGCGTAGTTTATCTCACAATATACAGCTTAACTGATCCATCAACCCTATTTGCCAACGCTAACGCGCACAGGGAGAATTGA